In Halogeometricum sp. S1BR25-6, a single genomic region encodes these proteins:
- a CDS encoding CBS domain-containing protein produces MSGKAAVDEYMTREVQTVSPTDSVADVARRIAESDGHNGFPVCEGRKVEGFVTARDLLLADDEAPIFTVMSEDIIVAHPDMDVNDAARVILRSGIQKLPVVDDAGNLVGIISNTDVIRSQIERATPEKVGKLMRTLEQIHGITVHGERHAIELADLIPTQGRVYADELDGRKYELERGLAEPLVVIDNDGTLLLADGHHRVMAASRLDIEEMDAYVIVVDDPIELGMQQTAEKEGLSSIDDIDVVDYGRHPLVESTQRLQRE; encoded by the coding sequence ATGAGCGGGAAGGCGGCCGTCGACGAGTACATGACACGAGAAGTACAGACGGTGTCACCCACCGACTCCGTCGCAGACGTGGCACGACGCATCGCCGAGAGCGACGGACACAACGGGTTTCCGGTGTGCGAAGGCCGAAAAGTCGAGGGATTCGTCACCGCCAGGGACCTCCTCCTCGCCGACGACGAGGCGCCCATCTTCACCGTGATGTCCGAGGATATCATCGTCGCCCACCCCGACATGGACGTCAACGACGCCGCGCGCGTCATCCTCCGCTCGGGCATCCAGAAACTCCCCGTCGTCGACGACGCGGGCAACCTCGTCGGCATCATCTCGAACACCGACGTCATCCGCTCGCAGATAGAGCGCGCGACGCCCGAGAAGGTCGGAAAGCTGATGCGGACGCTCGAACAGATTCACGGCATCACCGTCCACGGGGAGCGCCACGCGATCGAACTCGCCGACCTCATCCCCACACAGGGGCGCGTCTACGCCGACGAACTCGACGGCCGGAAGTACGAACTCGAACGCGGCCTCGCGGAACCGCTCGTCGTCATCGACAACGACGGCACCCTCCTCCTCGCCGACGGCCACCACCGCGTGATGGCCGCGAGCCGACTCGACATCGAGGAGATGGACGCCTACGTCATCGTCGTCGACGACCCCATCGAACTCGGGATGCAACAGACCGCCGAGAAAGAGGGACTCTCCTCCATCGACGACATCGACGTGGTCGACTACGGCCGGCATCCGCTGGTCGAGTCGACCCAGCGGCTCCAGCGGGAGTGA
- a CDS encoding DUF7543 family protein, with protein MSWQEVRADDRITEWERSDGNATIRLRRRPDDTWAVRLDRLYQAEDGRGYRRERVDDEDGARELAAAWREEHDVAE; from the coding sequence ATGAGTTGGCAGGAAGTTCGCGCGGACGACCGCATCACGGAGTGGGAGCGCAGCGACGGCAACGCGACCATCCGACTCCGGCGGCGCCCCGACGACACGTGGGCGGTCCGGTTGGACCGCCTCTATCAGGCCGAAGACGGCCGCGGCTACCGCCGGGAGCGAGTCGACGACGAGGACGGCGCGCGCGAACTCGCCGCCGCGTGGCGCGAGGAACACGACGTGGCGGAGTAG
- a CDS encoding DUF7544 domain-containing protein, whose protein sequence is MSWHAIDALDDARSATTGLLLPFDLGTWLRLALLAVFVGAGASSVSVNVNAGGAVTPGLPGAPFEFPFRDLSLPTPETLPDVRTLAFGVAAAVAVLLALAFWVVSAVMEFVLVTGLVDPPVRIRAPFRAQFGNGLRLWAFEACVGLLALLVVGVPAALVVLGGVAVGPGLLLALLPILLVGVAVAFLVALLVRLATDFVVPAMLAEDCGVLDGWRRVLSTVRAEWEEIALYLLVRLTLSALVGALVAAGTLFLAVLVALPFAVLGGAVLVAFSALGGLSLLAWTLLAVVGACYLLAVAAASALLLVPAVAFFRYYSLFLLGRVDEGLDLVDATRATDGDADRGDGGVGTGGPPAR, encoded by the coding sequence ATGTCGTGGCACGCGATAGACGCCCTTGACGACGCCCGGTCGGCGACGACGGGACTCCTCCTCCCGTTCGACCTCGGAACGTGGCTCCGCCTCGCCCTCCTCGCCGTCTTCGTCGGCGCCGGCGCGAGCAGCGTCTCGGTCAACGTCAACGCCGGCGGCGCGGTGACACCGGGACTGCCGGGTGCGCCGTTCGAGTTTCCCTTCCGCGACCTCTCCCTCCCGACCCCGGAGACGCTCCCCGACGTCAGGACCCTCGCGTTCGGCGTCGCCGCCGCCGTCGCCGTACTGCTCGCCCTCGCGTTCTGGGTCGTCTCCGCGGTGATGGAGTTCGTGCTCGTGACGGGACTGGTCGACCCCCCGGTTCGGATTCGAGCCCCGTTCCGCGCGCAGTTCGGAAACGGGCTTCGACTGTGGGCCTTCGAGGCGTGCGTCGGCCTGCTCGCGCTTCTGGTCGTCGGCGTTCCCGCCGCCCTCGTCGTCCTCGGCGGCGTCGCCGTCGGACCGGGTCTCCTCCTCGCCCTCCTGCCGATACTTCTCGTCGGCGTCGCCGTCGCGTTCCTCGTCGCCCTCCTCGTCCGCCTCGCGACGGACTTCGTCGTCCCGGCGATGCTCGCGGAAGACTGCGGGGTCCTCGACGGCTGGCGCCGGGTGCTCTCGACGGTGCGGGCCGAGTGGGAGGAAATCGCGCTCTACCTCCTCGTCCGCCTCACGCTGAGCGCCCTCGTCGGCGCGTTGGTCGCGGCGGGAACGCTCTTTCTCGCCGTCCTCGTGGCGCTCCCGTTCGCGGTGCTCGGCGGCGCCGTCCTGGTCGCGTTCTCCGCGTTGGGGGGACTCTCCCTCCTCGCGTGGACGCTGCTCGCCGTCGTCGGCGCGTGCTACCTCCTCGCCGTCGCCGCGGCGTCGGCGCTCCTCCTCGTCCCCGCCGTCGCGTTCTTCCGGTACTACTCGCTGTTCCTGCTCGGACGCGTCGACGAGGGGCTGGACCTCGTGGACGCGACGCGGGCGACGGACGGCGACGCCGACAGGGGAGACGGCGGGGTCGGAACCGGCGGACCGCCGGCGCGGTGA
- a CDS encoding M24 family metallopeptidase — MTTTPFERRTRDAQAALREAGADALVCFPSSNLFYLSGFSEDPGERHLFFLVPADGDPTFLIPDLYETQVRAATWTDDVRTWADSENPVAATEAAVSALGLPEGPQVLVDDTMWARFTQDLRAVLPEATFGLASEALAPLRVRKDEAELDALRRAGAAADAAMDRVRELGSDAVGMTEAELAADIETYLADAGGDGTAFETVVGAGDHGAMPHYRRGDREIRAGDPVVLDFGTRVDGYPSDQTRTVVFDGDPSAEFREVHEVVREAQAAAVAAVEPGIAAEAVDRAAREVIEAAGYGERFVHRTGHGVGLDVHEEPYVVAGNDRELEPGMVFSVEPGVYLPDRFGVRIEDLVVVTDEGCERLNDSDRGWEC, encoded by the coding sequence ATGACCACCACGCCGTTCGAGCGTCGCACGCGCGACGCGCAGGCCGCACTCCGGGAGGCGGGCGCGGACGCCCTCGTCTGCTTTCCCAGCTCGAACCTGTTCTACCTCTCGGGCTTCTCGGAGGACCCCGGCGAGCGCCACCTGTTCTTTCTGGTTCCCGCCGACGGCGACCCGACGTTCCTCATTCCCGACCTCTACGAGACGCAGGTGCGCGCGGCGACGTGGACCGACGACGTGCGCACGTGGGCCGACAGCGAGAACCCCGTCGCCGCCACCGAGGCGGCCGTCTCGGCGCTCGGACTCCCCGAGGGGCCGCAGGTCCTCGTCGACGACACCATGTGGGCGCGGTTCACGCAGGACCTCCGCGCGGTGCTGCCGGAGGCGACGTTCGGCCTGGCGAGCGAGGCGCTCGCTCCCCTTCGAGTTCGAAAGGACGAAGCAGAACTTGACGCCCTGCGGCGGGCGGGCGCGGCGGCCGACGCCGCGATGGACCGCGTGCGCGAACTCGGCTCCGACGCCGTCGGAATGACCGAGGCCGAACTGGCCGCCGACATCGAGACGTACCTCGCCGACGCCGGCGGCGACGGTACCGCGTTCGAGACGGTGGTCGGCGCGGGCGACCACGGCGCGATGCCGCACTACCGCCGCGGCGACCGGGAGATTCGAGCGGGCGACCCCGTCGTCCTCGACTTCGGGACGCGCGTCGACGGCTACCCGAGCGACCAGACGCGCACCGTCGTCTTCGACGGCGACCCCTCGGCGGAGTTCCGCGAGGTCCACGAGGTGGTCCGCGAGGCGCAGGCGGCCGCCGTCGCCGCCGTCGAACCCGGCATCGCGGCGGAGGCGGTCGACCGCGCGGCGCGCGAGGTCATCGAAGCGGCGGGGTACGGCGAGCGGTTCGTCCACCGGACGGGGCACGGCGTCGGCCTCGACGTCCACGAGGAACCGTACGTCGTCGCCGGGAACGACCGGGAACTCGAACCGGGGATGGTGTTCAGCGTCGAACCCGGCGTCTATCTGCCCGACCGATTCGGCGTCCGTATCGAGGACCTGGTCGTCGTCACCGACGAGGGGTGCGAGCGACTGAACGACAGCGACCGCGGCTGGGAGTGTTGA
- a CDS encoding phosphotransacetylase family protein, protein MNTLLVTSTHESTGKTAITLALGKLAQERGSSVGYMKPKGTRLQSNVGKTLDEDPMLAREVLGLDAEMHQMEPIVYSPTFVDGAIRGREDGDELGEIVEENFGQLAEGTDLMLVEGGGVWSTGGIVDMTDADVAERLDAGVLLVADYRKPSDLDDLLVAAEQFGDRLAGVMFNGVTDAVFDELEQEVVPFLEGRGVPVLGVVPREQRLAGVTVADLADELGADVVTRGDEEAYVERFLVGAMGGDSALRYFRRTKDAAVITGGDRSEIITAALEAPGVKTIILTGGHRPPSAVLGKAEEKGVPVMLVTGDTLSVVDRAEDVVHSGRTRDEETVSMMRDLLFEHTDVDSLVGPAGDDAGAEADADE, encoded by the coding sequence ATGAACACGCTACTCGTCACTTCGACCCACGAAAGCACCGGCAAGACGGCCATCACCCTCGCGCTCGGTAAACTCGCACAGGAGCGCGGGAGTTCCGTCGGGTACATGAAACCGAAGGGCACGCGCCTGCAGTCAAACGTCGGGAAGACGCTCGACGAGGACCCGATGCTGGCCCGCGAGGTGCTCGGCCTCGACGCCGAGATGCACCAGATGGAGCCTATCGTCTACTCGCCGACGTTCGTCGACGGCGCCATCCGCGGACGCGAGGACGGCGACGAACTCGGCGAAATCGTCGAGGAGAACTTCGGACAACTCGCCGAGGGCACGGACCTGATGCTCGTCGAGGGCGGTGGCGTCTGGTCGACCGGCGGCATCGTCGACATGACCGACGCGGACGTGGCCGAGCGACTCGACGCGGGCGTCCTCCTCGTCGCGGACTACCGGAAGCCCTCGGACCTCGACGACCTGCTCGTCGCCGCCGAGCAGTTCGGCGACCGACTCGCGGGCGTCATGTTCAACGGCGTCACCGACGCCGTCTTCGACGAACTCGAACAGGAGGTCGTCCCGTTCCTCGAAGGCCGCGGCGTGCCCGTCCTCGGCGTCGTCCCGCGCGAGCAGCGACTCGCCGGCGTCACCGTCGCGGACCTCGCGGACGAACTCGGCGCGGACGTGGTGACGCGCGGCGACGAGGAGGCGTACGTCGAGCGGTTCCTCGTCGGCGCGATGGGCGGCGACTCCGCGCTCCGGTACTTCCGCCGGACGAAGGACGCCGCGGTCATCACCGGCGGCGACCGCTCCGAGATAATCACGGCCGCCCTCGAAGCGCCGGGCGTGAAGACCATCATCCTCACCGGCGGCCACCGACCGCCCTCGGCCGTCCTCGGCAAGGCCGAGGAGAAGGGCGTCCCCGTAATGCTCGTCACCGGCGACACGCTGTCGGTCGTCGACCGCGCGGAGGACGTCGTCCACTCCGGGCGCACCCGCGACGAGGAGACGGTTTCGATGATGCGCGACCTGCTGTTCGAGCACACCGACGTGGACTCGCTCGTCGGTCCGGCGGGCGACGACGCCGGTGCTGAGGCGGACGCGGACGAGTAG
- a CDS encoding acetate--CoA ligase family protein, whose product MGELSELFVPRRVAVVGATEREGSVGRAIMENLIDDFDGDVVPVNPKYDEVFGVPAVAGVGESDADLAIVVVPPHIAVQAVREAGEAGIRNVVVITAGFGETGSEGASREQELTEVAEAYDLNLVGPNSLGVMSTPTGMNATFGPENAMAGEMSFMSQSGAFITAVLDWANDQGIGFKDVVSLGNKAVLDEADFIDAWGDDEDTSVIIGYLEGISEGREFIDTAREVTQDTPIVLVKSGRTDAGAQAASSHTGTIAGSDQAYEAGLEQAGVIRAESVQELFDAARVLESQPLPDSDDVAVITNAGGPGVMTTDAVGDSRLSMASFTDETLDEFSETLPEEGNIYNPVDIVGDADNERFRNALDVALADENVGSAIVLTCPTAVLDYDELAADTVELQERHDKPVAACFMGGERVKPAAEVLTEAGIPNYFDPARAVGGLDALSRFRDISEREYDRPTTFDVDEERAREILSDVEGREDTRLGVEAMDLLDAYGIETPQGDIVDAPEDALTVAEGIEGNVVMKIVSPDILHKSDIGGVKVGVPNEEVFDAYEDLVTRARNYQPDANIIGVQVQEMVDLDSGVETIVGMNKDPQFGPLLMFGLGGIFVEVLEDTTFRVAPVAESEAREMTEEIDSAPLLRGARGRDPVDVDGVTETIQRLSQLVTDFPAILELDINPLVATPDGVKAVDVRLTVDPDQL is encoded by the coding sequence ATGGGAGAGTTATCCGAGTTGTTCGTGCCGCGGCGCGTCGCCGTCGTCGGCGCGACAGAGCGCGAAGGCTCCGTCGGTCGCGCCATCATGGAGAACCTCATCGACGACTTCGACGGGGACGTCGTCCCCGTGAACCCGAAGTACGACGAGGTGTTCGGCGTCCCGGCGGTGGCCGGCGTCGGCGAGTCCGACGCGGACCTCGCTATCGTCGTGGTCCCGCCGCACATCGCGGTGCAGGCCGTGCGCGAGGCCGGCGAGGCCGGCATCCGGAACGTGGTCGTCATCACGGCCGGGTTCGGCGAGACGGGCAGCGAGGGCGCCTCGCGGGAGCAGGAACTGACCGAGGTGGCTGAGGCGTACGACCTCAACCTCGTCGGCCCGAACAGCCTCGGGGTCATGTCCACGCCGACGGGGATGAACGCCACGTTCGGCCCCGAGAACGCGATGGCCGGCGAGATGTCGTTCATGAGCCAGTCGGGCGCGTTCATCACGGCGGTGCTCGACTGGGCGAACGACCAGGGAATCGGCTTCAAGGACGTCGTCTCGCTCGGGAACAAGGCCGTCCTCGACGAGGCGGACTTCATCGACGCCTGGGGCGACGACGAGGACACGAGCGTCATCATCGGCTACCTCGAAGGCATCTCCGAGGGGCGGGAGTTCATCGACACCGCGCGCGAGGTGACGCAGGACACGCCCATCGTGCTCGTGAAGTCCGGGCGGACCGACGCCGGCGCGCAGGCGGCGTCCAGCCACACCGGCACCATCGCCGGGTCCGACCAGGCCTACGAAGCGGGTCTCGAACAGGCGGGCGTCATCCGCGCGGAGTCGGTGCAGGAACTGTTCGACGCCGCGCGCGTCCTGGAGAGCCAACCCCTGCCCGACAGCGACGACGTGGCCGTCATCACGAACGCGGGCGGACCCGGCGTGATGACGACGGACGCCGTCGGCGACTCCCGCCTGTCGATGGCGTCGTTCACCGACGAAACGCTCGATGAGTTCTCCGAGACGCTCCCCGAGGAGGGGAACATCTACAACCCCGTCGACATCGTCGGCGACGCGGACAACGAGCGCTTCCGGAACGCCCTCGACGTGGCCCTGGCCGACGAGAACGTCGGCTCCGCCATCGTCCTCACGTGTCCGACGGCCGTCCTCGACTACGACGAACTGGCCGCCGACACCGTCGAACTGCAGGAGAGACACGATAAACCGGTCGCGGCCTGTTTCATGGGCGGCGAGCGCGTGAAGCCGGCGGCCGAGGTGCTGACCGAGGCGGGCATCCCGAACTACTTCGACCCCGCCCGCGCCGTCGGCGGCCTCGACGCCCTCTCGCGCTTCCGCGACATCTCCGAACGCGAGTACGACAGACCGACGACGTTCGACGTGGACGAAGAACGCGCCCGCGAGATACTCTCGGACGTCGAGGGTCGCGAGGACACCCGCCTCGGCGTCGAGGCGATGGACCTCCTCGACGCCTACGGCATCGAGACGCCGCAGGGCGACATCGTCGACGCGCCGGAGGACGCCCTCACCGTCGCGGAGGGTATCGAGGGCAACGTGGTGATGAAGATCGTCAGCCCCGACATCCTCCACAAATCCGACATCGGCGGCGTCAAGGTCGGCGTCCCGAACGAGGAGGTGTTCGACGCCTACGAGGACCTCGTCACCCGCGCGCGCAACTACCAACCCGACGCCAACATCATCGGCGTGCAGGTGCAGGAGATGGTGGACCTCGACAGCGGCGTCGAGACCATCGTCGGCATGAACAAGGACCCGCAGTTCGGTCCCCTCCTCATGTTCGGCCTCGGCGGTATCTTCGTCGAAGTGCTCGAAGACACGACGTTCCGCGTCGCGCCCGTCGCCGAGTCGGAGGCGCGAGAGATGACCGAAGAGATAGACTCCGCGCCGCTCCTCCGCGGCGCGCGCGGCCGCGACCCCGTCGACGTCGACGGCGTCACGGAGACGATTCAGCGGCTCTCGCAACTCGTCACGGACTTCCCGGCCATCCTCGAACTGGACATCAACCCCCTCGTCGCCACGCCCGACGGCGTGAAAGCCGTCGACGTGCGATTGACGGTCGACCCCGACCAACTCTGA